In Paractinoplanes brasiliensis, the following proteins share a genomic window:
- a CDS encoding SDR family NAD(P)-dependent oxidoreductase, translating to MGRVEGRTAIVTGGAKGMGAAMVSLLAAEGARVIAADVDLEGAEELAGQLGPDVVARRLDVRSVTDWAEVVRDAEKLFGTVDILINDAGIADPAALSEWDTARLQHTLDVNLIGAFNGLQAVTAGMRRAGGGSIVNIGSVGAFQGVPRMFGYVVSKWALRGLTKTAALELGHDGIRVNMVHPGQTRTPMTEGVVFDTHSIALGRVGEPEDIANAVLYFASDESRFVTGTEVLVDGGMLAGQADYQGLPQ from the coding sequence ATGGGACGAGTAGAGGGCAGGACAGCAATCGTCACCGGCGGGGCGAAAGGCATGGGCGCGGCCATGGTGAGTCTGCTCGCCGCCGAGGGCGCCCGGGTCATCGCGGCCGACGTCGACCTCGAGGGCGCGGAGGAGCTGGCCGGGCAGTTGGGTCCGGACGTGGTCGCCCGCCGGCTGGACGTCCGTTCGGTAACAGACTGGGCCGAGGTCGTCCGGGACGCCGAGAAGCTGTTCGGGACGGTCGACATCCTGATCAACGACGCCGGGATCGCTGACCCGGCGGCGCTCAGCGAATGGGACACCGCCCGGCTTCAGCACACGCTGGACGTCAACCTCATCGGGGCCTTCAACGGGCTCCAGGCCGTCACCGCGGGCATGCGCCGGGCCGGGGGTGGATCGATCGTCAATATCGGCTCGGTGGGCGCCTTTCAAGGCGTACCCCGAATGTTCGGTTATGTGGTCTCGAAGTGGGCTCTGCGAGGGCTGACCAAGACGGCCGCCCTCGAGTTGGGTCACGACGGCATCCGGGTGAACATGGTGCACCCCGGCCAGACCAGGACGCCGATGACCGAGGGCGTCGTCTTCGACACCCACAGCATCGCGCTCGGGCGAGTCGGCGAGCCCGAGGACATCGCCAACGCGGTGCTGTACTTCGCCTCCGACGAGTCCCGGTTCGTTACCGGCACCGAGGTCCTGGTCGACGGCGGAATGCTGGCCGGACAAGCGGACTACCAGGGCCTGCCGCAGTAG
- a CDS encoding SAM-dependent methyltransferase, which translates to MSHSTSQSQIESHYDLSNSYYALWLDESMTYSAALWGGTEADPAGLADAQQAKYHRHLDLAGAPGIDGSHPDGFRLLDIGCGWGGMIRHALDTGRVTAATGLTLSRAQHSYFGATPRPNGKVLVESWETHQPEQPYDAIVSIGAFEHFVTADTAPEKRAGAYESYFRRCHRLLRPGASMSLQTIAYDGVAGTSGPVGAFVTGDIFPGSTLPRLVEIAAACDAYFSVEQVTSHPDDYAKTLSVWSARLTAARAQAEEIVGPDEYRRYRVYLKACEATFRRRAATLYRIGFRRRDEPLFR; encoded by the coding sequence ATGTCACACTCCACCAGTCAATCCCAGATCGAGTCGCACTACGACCTGAGCAACAGCTATTACGCGCTCTGGCTCGACGAATCCATGACCTACTCAGCCGCGCTCTGGGGAGGGACGGAGGCGGACCCAGCCGGTCTGGCCGACGCCCAGCAGGCGAAATACCACCGCCACCTCGACCTCGCCGGCGCACCCGGGATCGACGGCTCGCACCCGGACGGCTTCCGCCTGTTGGACATCGGTTGCGGCTGGGGCGGCATGATCCGGCACGCGCTGGACACCGGGCGCGTCACCGCGGCGACCGGCCTCACACTGTCGCGGGCGCAGCACAGCTACTTCGGCGCCACTCCCCGGCCGAATGGCAAAGTCCTGGTGGAGAGTTGGGAGACGCACCAGCCGGAGCAGCCCTACGATGCGATCGTGTCGATCGGGGCGTTCGAGCACTTCGTGACCGCCGACACCGCGCCCGAGAAGCGCGCCGGGGCCTACGAGTCCTACTTCCGGCGCTGCCACCGGCTCCTGCGTCCGGGCGCCTCGATGTCGCTGCAGACCATCGCGTACGACGGAGTGGCGGGGACGTCCGGGCCGGTAGGAGCCTTCGTCACCGGCGACATCTTTCCCGGCAGCACTCTGCCGAGGCTGGTCGAGATCGCGGCGGCTTGTGATGCTTACTTCTCCGTCGAGCAGGTGACCAGCCATCCCGACGACTACGCCAAGACCCTGTCGGTCTGGTCCGCACGTCTGACGGCCGCCCGTGCCCAGGCGGAGGAGATTGTCGGTCCGGACGAGTACCGCCGTTACCGCGTCTATCTCAAGGCGTGCGAGGCCACGTTTCGACGCCGGGCCGCGACTCTCTACCGGATCGGCTTCCGCCGGCGGGACGAGCCGTTGTTCCGCTGA
- a CDS encoding aminotransferase class I/II-fold pyridoxal phosphate-dependent enzyme codes for MTTTGSNDKADEMASVPTESTTSHGGADPFAKNGLHDIEAVLKSRGVDAFYRAVQGWTEDGYALLDGRKVVMAGSNDYLGLSRHPRVLAAAVEAIGRYGASVSGSRALNGTIELHETLEARLARFLGQEAAALATTGFQAGLALSAALGRDDVAFGDIRNHASLVDGMRMGLGTVRSYRHRDPDHLRQRLRAAAGPGGRLVVTDGVFSMEGDVAPLRALREVADESGARLIVDSAHDFGVLGRSGAGLTESAGLTDRIDLIIVTMSKALGSTGGVIAGPAANVRQLRYNARSLLFSAALPPASTAAALAALDVLEAEPERRDRLHRLGRLLHDGLRAMGFDTRPSTTPIVPVTFPDVPTAGAFWAGLCEAGVITNLSGPPAAKRAMLRVTVTAAHDTPHVEHVLRAFSAVADRLGTPRADEPLPPVELTR; via the coding sequence ATGACCACGACCGGATCGAACGACAAGGCTGACGAGATGGCGAGTGTCCCCACCGAATCGACCACGTCTCACGGCGGCGCCGACCCGTTCGCCAAGAACGGGCTGCACGACATCGAGGCGGTGCTGAAGTCCCGGGGCGTCGATGCCTTCTACCGGGCCGTTCAGGGCTGGACCGAGGACGGGTACGCATTGCTCGACGGCCGGAAAGTGGTCATGGCCGGCTCGAACGACTACCTGGGACTGTCCCGGCATCCGCGGGTGCTCGCGGCCGCGGTGGAGGCGATCGGCCGGTACGGGGCTTCGGTGAGCGGCTCCCGTGCGCTGAACGGCACGATCGAACTGCACGAGACCCTGGAGGCCCGGCTGGCCCGGTTTCTCGGTCAGGAAGCCGCGGCCCTCGCCACCACCGGTTTCCAGGCCGGTCTGGCGCTGTCCGCGGCCCTGGGCCGGGATGACGTGGCCTTCGGCGACATCCGCAACCATGCGTCGCTGGTCGACGGCATGCGCATGGGGCTCGGCACTGTACGGTCGTACCGGCACCGCGATCCTGATCATCTGCGCCAGCGACTGCGGGCCGCCGCCGGGCCGGGGGGCCGGCTCGTCGTCACCGACGGCGTGTTCTCCATGGAGGGTGACGTGGCGCCGCTACGCGCTCTCCGAGAGGTGGCTGACGAGTCCGGCGCCCGGCTGATCGTCGACAGCGCCCACGACTTCGGTGTCCTCGGACGAAGTGGAGCCGGGCTGACCGAGTCCGCAGGGCTGACGGACCGGATCGATCTGATCATCGTCACCATGTCGAAGGCCCTCGGTTCGACGGGTGGCGTGATCGCCGGGCCGGCCGCGAACGTACGCCAGCTGCGGTACAACGCGCGCTCGCTGCTTTTCTCGGCGGCGCTGCCGCCGGCGTCGACTGCCGCCGCGCTGGCCGCCCTCGACGTGCTGGAGGCCGAACCCGAGCGGCGCGACCGACTGCACCGTCTGGGCCGGTTGCTGCACGACGGGCTTCGCGCCATGGGCTTCGACACCCGCCCGTCCACCACGCCGATCGTTCCGGTGACCTTCCCGGATGTTCCGACGGCGGGTGCGTTCTGGGCGGGCCTGTGCGAGGCGGGTGTGATCACCAACCTCTCCGGTCCACCCGCGGCCAAGCGGGCCATGCTGCGCGTCACGGTGACCGCGGCCCACGACACCCCGCATGTCGAGCATGTGCTGCGGGCATTCAGCGCGGTGGCCGACCGGCTGGGCACGCCGCGCGCCGACGAACCCCTGCCGCCGGTCGAACTCACCCGATGA
- a CDS encoding esterase-like activity of phytase family protein — protein sequence MTFSESGRVTLEGFTDHLDKTNFEGEFVGNFSGLGKDHDGRIAALSDRSVMYYLDPESLDPVEIVRFKDELRHPLDGEAIVFDNDTILVVTERPEIFRYDRAGKLVGALPMPAQFRVTPLGRAKLNESFEGMTLLDERTLLASMENSLLGDEDGIARFQSWERSDPDDDFKPGAQYAYRIEPGLMVSDIAATGDGRLLVIERGFDSTGNQVQLHLADLKGAADVSAVEHLDADSPVLAKQLLLDLVDLPDSGAVSKQPQVNPLLGNIEAMVVTDGGPDGEMRVLLATDDNASEKQITRMYRLRVQLPERS from the coding sequence ATGACATTTTCGGAATCGGGTCGCGTAACGCTGGAGGGCTTTACCGACCACCTGGACAAGACGAATTTCGAAGGGGAGTTCGTCGGCAACTTCTCCGGTCTGGGTAAGGACCACGACGGCCGGATCGCCGCGCTGTCGGACCGTTCCGTGATGTACTACCTCGATCCCGAGAGCCTTGACCCGGTCGAGATCGTCAGGTTTAAGGACGAGCTGCGGCACCCCCTCGACGGCGAGGCCATCGTCTTCGACAACGACACCATCCTGGTCGTGACCGAGCGACCGGAGATCTTCCGCTACGACCGGGCCGGCAAGCTCGTCGGCGCCCTGCCGATGCCCGCGCAGTTCCGGGTGACGCCGCTGGGTCGGGCGAAGCTCAACGAGTCGTTCGAGGGTATGACCCTGCTGGACGAGCGGACTCTGCTCGCCTCGATGGAGAACTCGCTGCTGGGCGATGAGGACGGCATCGCGCGGTTCCAGAGTTGGGAGCGCAGCGACCCCGATGACGACTTCAAGCCCGGCGCCCAGTACGCGTACCGGATCGAACCCGGCCTGATGGTCTCCGACATCGCGGCGACCGGCGACGGCCGGCTCCTGGTGATCGAGCGGGGCTTCGACAGCACCGGCAACCAGGTGCAGCTTCACCTGGCCGACCTGAAGGGCGCGGCCGACGTGAGCGCCGTCGAGCACCTCGACGCGGACTCGCCCGTCCTCGCCAAGCAACTCCTGCTGGACCTGGTGGACCTGCCCGATTCCGGCGCGGTCAGCAAGCAGCCACAGGTCAACCCGCTGCTGGGCAACATCGAGGCCATGGTGGTCACCGACGGTGGCCCGGACGGCGAGATGCGGGTCCTGCTCGCCACCGACGACAACGCCAGCGAGAAGCAGATCACCCGGATGTACCGGCTTCGCGTCCAGCTGCCCGAGCGGTCCTGA
- a CDS encoding aldo/keto reductase — protein MQGLEYSLLERTAEGEVIPAQVALAWVSGRRAVTSMIIGARTLRQLEVNMAALDVQLSEDHRKRLDDVSEPQLSFPASVNRLASAMEFGGSTVDGRGHDVFPPLAGNPVRY, from the coding sequence GTGCAAGGGCTCGAGTACTCACTGCTCGAACGTACCGCGGAAGGCGAGGTCATCCCGGCGCAGGTCGCCTTGGCCTGGGTGAGCGGACGCCGCGCGGTGACCTCCATGATTATCGGTGCACGCACGCTCCGTCAGCTCGAAGTCAACATGGCCGCACTCGACGTGCAGCTGTCGGAGGATCACCGGAAGCGGCTGGATGACGTGTCCGAGCCTCAGCTGAGCTTCCCCGCCTCGGTGAACAGGCTCGCGTCGGCAATGGAGTTCGGCGGGTCGACGGTCGACGGCCGAGGCCACGACGTCTTCCCGCCCCTGGCCGGGAATCCCGTCCGGTACTGA
- a CDS encoding MarR family winged helix-turn-helix transcriptional regulator, translating into MTDTEQFDEREQRAWFGFLTMQEDLRRHINRQLLEDSGLSLSDFSVLSALVQQPDGALRVFELVGLLRWERTRLIHQVSRMVSRELLERRPAAEDSRGSRVALTERGREAVRQATPLHLRDVRRTFFDAISPRQIDMLAALSEAVLDSIADQERTDM; encoded by the coding sequence ATGACGGACACCGAGCAGTTCGACGAACGTGAGCAACGGGCCTGGTTCGGCTTTCTGACGATGCAGGAGGATTTGCGCCGGCACATCAACCGGCAGCTGCTCGAGGACTCCGGGCTCTCGCTCTCGGACTTCTCCGTCCTCAGCGCCCTGGTGCAGCAGCCCGACGGCGCCCTGCGGGTGTTCGAGCTGGTCGGCCTGCTGCGATGGGAGCGAACGCGGCTCATCCACCAGGTCTCGCGGATGGTGTCACGCGAGCTGCTCGAGCGCCGGCCGGCCGCCGAGGACAGCCGAGGCAGCCGGGTGGCCCTGACCGAGCGGGGCCGGGAAGCCGTTCGCCAAGCCACGCCCCTGCATCTGCGGGATGTCCGCCGGACGTTCTTCGACGCGATCAGCCCTCGGCAGATCGACATGCTGGCCGCTCTGTCGGAGGCAGTGCTCGACAGCATCGCGGATCAGGAGAGAACCGATATGTGA
- a CDS encoding CASTOR/POLLUX-related putative ion channel, with product MHFDRPTAGERFRYWFDGVMSKGMIALIALLALGSVVLIAVVSLVITVLGLWPDEQKSFDETFWSSLMHALDSGTLGGDDGVGLRAAQLVVTVAGIIVVASLISIISNAFDARVEQLRKGHSRVLEQDHTLILGWNSKIFAIVNEICLANQSRRSSAIVILAPGDKIEMEEALQAKVPDPGRTRLIVRSGDPLDLGDLEVASPRAARSIVILAPDGAEDPDSAVIKAALALTNSPHRKQGRYHIVGEIRHSANMDAARLVGRDEADWVLTDELISRITVQTSRQSGLSEVYTELLDFAGDELYFSEQTALTGRTYLDAQQAFADAAVIGVLSAGGVLLNPPAARVMQPGEKLILIAEDDSKIRTAPAGRPDMSLISDLVHHDDAPDRALVLGCNNSLGSMLAELDRYVAPGSTVTVVSPAAIPDLGPYKHLSVTHVPGDTVNRSVLESLRVHEFDHIVVLSDKDDTSPQRADAKTLITLLHLREMANGLGAELNVVSEMLDDRNRELAEVTKADDFIVSDKLISLMLSQTAENERTNEVFQALFSSTGSEIYLRPADLYIKPGAITDFHTVVEAASRRGETAIGYRIIADKRNKERSYGITLNPTKRDQLTLVPGDKVIVLAES from the coding sequence ATGCACTTCGATCGACCTACCGCTGGCGAGCGGTTCCGCTATTGGTTCGACGGCGTCATGTCCAAGGGCATGATCGCGCTCATCGCTCTCCTTGCCCTCGGCAGTGTCGTACTCATCGCGGTCGTCTCATTGGTGATCACGGTCCTCGGGCTCTGGCCGGACGAGCAGAAGAGCTTCGACGAGACGTTCTGGTCGAGCCTCATGCACGCGTTGGACAGCGGAACCCTCGGCGGTGACGACGGCGTCGGCCTCCGGGCCGCCCAGCTCGTCGTGACCGTCGCCGGCATCATCGTGGTTGCCAGTCTGATCAGCATCATCTCCAACGCCTTCGACGCCCGGGTCGAGCAGCTGCGCAAGGGCCACTCCCGGGTGCTGGAGCAGGACCACACGCTGATCCTCGGCTGGAACTCGAAGATCTTCGCAATCGTGAACGAGATCTGTCTCGCCAACCAGTCCCGCCGGAGCTCGGCCATCGTGATCCTCGCCCCCGGTGACAAGATCGAGATGGAGGAGGCGCTGCAGGCCAAGGTGCCCGACCCCGGCCGGACTCGTCTCATCGTGCGCAGCGGCGACCCGCTGGACCTCGGCGACCTGGAGGTCGCCAGTCCTCGCGCCGCTCGCAGCATCGTGATCCTGGCCCCCGACGGCGCCGAGGACCCGGACTCGGCCGTCATCAAGGCTGCACTCGCGCTGACCAACAGCCCGCACCGCAAGCAGGGGCGCTACCACATCGTCGGCGAGATCCGGCACTCGGCGAACATGGACGCTGCTCGCCTGGTGGGCCGGGACGAGGCCGACTGGGTGCTCACCGACGAGCTGATCAGCCGCATCACCGTCCAGACCAGCCGGCAGAGCGGCCTGAGCGAGGTCTACACCGAGCTGCTCGACTTCGCCGGGGATGAGCTCTACTTCAGCGAGCAGACCGCGCTGACCGGCCGGACCTACCTGGACGCGCAGCAGGCGTTCGCCGACGCGGCCGTCATCGGCGTGCTCTCCGCCGGTGGTGTCCTGCTCAACCCGCCGGCCGCGCGTGTCATGCAGCCGGGCGAGAAGCTGATCCTCATCGCCGAGGACGACAGCAAGATTCGTACGGCTCCGGCCGGGCGCCCGGACATGTCCCTGATCAGCGACCTCGTGCACCACGACGACGCGCCGGACCGCGCGCTGGTGCTGGGATGCAACAACAGCCTCGGCTCGATGCTGGCTGAGCTCGACCGGTACGTCGCCCCCGGATCGACGGTCACGGTGGTCTCCCCGGCCGCGATCCCGGACCTCGGCCCGTACAAGCACCTGAGCGTGACCCACGTGCCCGGCGACACCGTGAACCGGTCCGTGCTGGAGAGCCTGCGGGTGCACGAGTTCGACCACATCGTCGTGCTGTCCGACAAGGACGACACCAGCCCGCAGCGGGCCGATGCCAAGACCCTGATCACCCTGCTGCACCTGCGGGAGATGGCGAATGGGCTGGGCGCCGAGCTGAACGTCGTCAGCGAGATGCTCGACGACCGTAACCGCGAGCTGGCCGAGGTGACCAAGGCGGACGACTTCATCGTGAGCGACAAGCTGATCAGCCTCATGCTGTCGCAGACCGCGGAGAACGAGCGTACCAACGAGGTGTTCCAGGCCCTGTTCTCCAGCACCGGCAGTGAGATCTACCTGCGCCCGGCCGACCTGTACATCAAGCCGGGCGCCATCACCGACTTCCACACGGTTGTCGAGGCGGCCAGCCGGCGGGGCGAGACCGCGATCGGTTACCGCATCATTGCCGACAAGCGAAACAAGGAACGCTCGTACGGCATCACCCTCAACCCGACCAAGCGCGATCAGCTGACGCTCGTACCGGGTGACAAGGTCATCGTCCTGGCCGAGAGCTGA
- the def gene encoding peptide deformylase — MTILPIRKIGDPVLRQVAEPVTTFDAQLGKLVKNLRQTLAASGGGGLSAPQIGVGLRVFAINPALPGNDRKLDHLVNPGVEFPDEEEQDGPEGCLSIPGIYLDTKRRMNVVARGLTKHGDPVQVVGSGLLARCIQHENDHLDGVLFIDRRNRADQDRIIATLRAADWADARIEVSPH; from the coding sequence ATGACCATTCTTCCGATCCGGAAGATCGGCGACCCTGTTCTGCGTCAGGTCGCCGAGCCAGTGACCACTTTCGACGCGCAGCTGGGCAAGCTGGTCAAGAATCTGAGGCAGACGCTCGCGGCCTCCGGGGGCGGCGGCCTCTCAGCCCCGCAGATCGGTGTCGGCCTGCGGGTCTTCGCCATCAATCCAGCCCTTCCCGGGAACGACCGAAAGCTCGACCACCTCGTCAACCCCGGCGTCGAGTTCCCCGACGAGGAAGAACAGGACGGCCCGGAGGGCTGCCTGTCAATTCCGGGGATCTACCTCGACACCAAGCGGAGGATGAATGTCGTCGCCCGGGGATTGACCAAACACGGTGATCCCGTGCAGGTGGTCGGGTCCGGACTTCTGGCCCGCTGCATCCAGCACGAGAACGACCACCTCGACGGCGTCCTGTTCATCGACCGGCGGAACAGGGCGGACCAGGACCGGATCATCGCCACACTGCGTGCCGCGGACTGGGCGGATGCGCGGATCGAAGTCAGCCCGCACTGA
- a CDS encoding ISAs1 family transposase — MPVSHAVADVVMNKASQADLGRVTALAAVFAPVKDPRKPKGVRHPLTAVLTVLTMALLCGARDFRQAADRVAELPQPLLGAAGARTHPVLGIRIPPGRDTLRRLAEAVDAAVLDRLICAWLTTLLEVRTGVGLALDGKTVRNTRPGTGVDVQLFSAMRHDTAVVIAQVQVPADTTEVTQIAALLDPVDITGMTITADAAHPSHDTATYLLKRDAGYAFTVKGNRPGLLTAITDRLPAAVPALAAATHTEHRNGHRVTRTIWTAPADGVDFPGAVQVFRIRRDTYAPDGQRVSKHLLHGITSLTCTATEIAAHVRSHWGIENKIHWIRDVLLGEDHHHAYLGTVAHAMAALRNLALALIRLAGHTRIKQLMERHHANKMLIPTLLNAAIR; from the coding sequence GTGCCAGTCTCGCATGCGGTCGCCGATGTCGTCATGAACAAGGCCAGCCAGGCCGACCTCGGCCGGGTAACCGCGCTGGCCGCGGTGTTCGCGCCGGTCAAAGATCCGCGTAAGCCCAAGGGCGTGCGGCATCCTCTCACCGCGGTACTGACGGTGCTGACCATGGCACTGCTGTGCGGGGCACGTGATTTCCGGCAAGCCGCCGACCGGGTCGCGGAACTCCCGCAACCCCTGCTCGGCGCAGCGGGCGCCCGCACGCACCCCGTCCTGGGCATCCGGATCCCGCCCGGCCGTGACACCCTGCGCCGGCTGGCCGAGGCCGTCGACGCCGCGGTCTTGGACCGGCTGATCTGCGCCTGGCTGACCACCCTGCTCGAGGTTCGCACCGGTGTCGGGCTGGCCCTGGACGGCAAGACCGTCCGCAACACCCGCCCCGGCACCGGCGTGGACGTGCAACTGTTCTCCGCGATGCGCCACGACACCGCCGTGGTCATCGCCCAGGTCCAGGTCCCGGCCGACACCACCGAAGTCACCCAGATCGCCGCCCTGCTCGACCCGGTCGACATCACCGGCATGACGATCACCGCCGACGCCGCCCATCCCAGCCACGACACCGCCACCTACCTACTCAAGCGCGATGCCGGTTACGCCTTCACCGTCAAAGGCAACCGGCCCGGCCTGCTCACCGCGATCACTGACCGGCTGCCCGCAGCCGTCCCCGCTCTGGCTGCCGCAACGCACACCGAGCACCGAAACGGCCACCGGGTCACCCGCACCATCTGGACCGCACCCGCCGACGGCGTGGACTTCCCCGGCGCGGTCCAGGTCTTCCGGATCCGCCGCGACACCTACGCCCCCGACGGCCAACGCGTCAGCAAACACCTCCTGCACGGCATCACCAGCCTGACCTGCACCGCAACCGAGATCGCCGCTCACGTCCGCAGCCACTGGGGAATCGAAAACAAGATCCACTGGATCCGCGACGTCCTGCTCGGCGAAGACCACCACCACGCCTACCTCGGCACCGTCGCCCACGCCATGGCCGCCCTGCGCAACCTCGCCCTCGCCCTGATCCGCCTCGCCGGGCACACCCGAATCAAACAGCTCATGGAACGGCATCACGCCAACAAGATGCTCATCCCGACGCTACTCAACGCAGCCATCCGATAA
- a CDS encoding esterase-like activity of phytase family protein, whose product MRVAYTLRGRLMGPTVAAGLLAPLLAVPAAHAFAAPSGGNCSPRAEAVSYSDSLDKTTTVDGVAVRGLSAIAYDRFSRSYATVVDRSGTQPARLVFLSTGRTPRATATTLLKRADGTAYDGTNFDGEGLAVLPNGNFLISSEAEPSIRIFGRDGVQRGELPVPDRFRVAPTGEAAENATLESLTISPDGKYVYAAMEGSLAGDAPVDGTVARHRVLVYRNDGRGGYRLARQFGYQADRGNRIAEVTAYGDGRLVFLEAAFTSGVGNTVRLYAVTGVNRAPDVSAVPNLSTVSYRNLAGKQPVADLANCPTLGATSPQPQLNPLLDNFEGLAVEPGAHGARQRLRLISDDNFSPNQKTRVLLMDTRLP is encoded by the coding sequence ATGAGGGTGGCTTACACACTGCGCGGGCGCCTGATGGGGCCTACGGTCGCGGCCGGCTTGCTGGCGCCGCTGCTCGCTGTTCCGGCGGCCCACGCCTTCGCGGCGCCGAGCGGGGGTAACTGCTCACCGCGGGCCGAGGCGGTCTCGTACAGCGACAGTCTGGACAAGACGACGACCGTCGACGGTGTCGCCGTCCGCGGGCTCTCCGCCATCGCGTACGACAGGTTCAGCCGGTCGTACGCGACGGTGGTCGACCGCAGCGGCACGCAGCCGGCCCGTCTGGTCTTCCTCAGCACCGGCCGCACGCCGCGAGCAACCGCGACGACGCTGTTGAAGCGGGCTGACGGCACCGCCTACGACGGCACGAACTTCGACGGCGAAGGACTGGCCGTCCTGCCGAACGGCAACTTCCTGATCAGCTCCGAGGCCGAGCCGTCGATCCGCATCTTCGGCCGCGACGGCGTGCAGCGCGGAGAGCTCCCGGTGCCGGATCGTTTCCGGGTCGCGCCGACCGGCGAGGCGGCGGAGAACGCCACCCTCGAGAGCCTGACGATTTCGCCCGACGGCAAGTACGTCTACGCGGCGATGGAGGGTTCCCTGGCCGGCGACGCGCCGGTTGACGGCACGGTGGCCCGGCACCGCGTGCTGGTCTACCGGAACGACGGCCGTGGCGGCTACCGGCTCGCCCGCCAGTTCGGTTACCAGGCCGACCGGGGCAACCGGATCGCCGAGGTGACGGCCTACGGCGACGGGCGGCTGGTGTTCCTCGAGGCGGCCTTCACCTCAGGGGTCGGCAACACCGTCCGGCTGTACGCGGTCACCGGGGTCAACCGGGCCCCCGATGTCAGCGCCGTGCCCAACCTCTCGACCGTCAGCTACCGCAACCTGGCCGGGAAGCAGCCCGTCGCTGATCTCGCGAACTGCCCGACCCTGGGCGCAACGAGTCCCCAGCCGCAGCTGAACCCGCTGCTCGACAACTTCGAAGGTCTCGCGGTCGAGCCCGGGGCCCACGGTGCCCGGCAACGCCTCCGGCTGATCAGCGACGACAATTTCAGCCCCAACCAGAAGACCCGGGTTCTGTTGATGGACACCCGCCTGCCGTAA
- a CDS encoding SDR family NAD(P)-dependent oxidoreductase, whose protein sequence is MNRLQDKVAIVTGAAGNLGFTGAHAMAAEGARVVMMDISPSVADRAAELAKQGLEVVPYVGDVSDESDIREMVNLAARTYGRLDVLWNNAGLIGADWLDRDTDVVGVTRDHLMRTLEVNLLSVFLGSKYAIPVMAEGGGGSIINTSSIQSAGGDLALVSYGTSKAAIDYLTQSIATSYGHLRIRCNAIAPGLVPPPAVDDGRAKSAPVQLLRDSQMLPYVGEPSDVSNAVVFLASDESKFITGQRINVDGGATGHLPTLSDRRKAA, encoded by the coding sequence ATGAATCGGTTGCAGGACAAGGTTGCCATCGTCACCGGCGCGGCGGGCAACCTCGGATTCACGGGCGCCCACGCCATGGCGGCCGAAGGCGCCCGGGTGGTCATGATGGACATCTCGCCGTCCGTCGCCGACCGCGCGGCGGAGTTGGCGAAGCAGGGCCTCGAGGTGGTCCCGTACGTCGGCGACGTCAGCGACGAGAGCGACATCCGGGAAATGGTGAACCTCGCGGCCCGGACGTACGGCCGGCTCGATGTGCTGTGGAACAACGCGGGCCTGATCGGCGCCGACTGGCTCGATCGAGACACCGACGTCGTGGGCGTCACTCGCGACCATCTGATGCGGACCCTCGAGGTCAACCTGCTCAGCGTCTTCCTCGGCAGCAAGTACGCCATTCCCGTCATGGCCGAGGGCGGCGGCGGATCGATCATCAACACGTCGTCGATCCAGTCCGCCGGCGGGGACCTCGCGCTCGTCTCGTACGGAACGAGCAAGGCGGCGATCGACTATCTGACGCAGTCCATCGCCACGTCGTACGGCCACCTGCGCATCCGTTGCAACGCCATCGCCCCCGGACTGGTCCCGCCGCCGGCCGTCGACGACGGGCGAGCGAAGTCCGCCCCGGTCCAGCTGTTGCGCGACTCGCAGATGCTGCCGTACGTCGGAGAGCCGAGCGACGTGTCCAACGCGGTGGTTTTCCTGGCGTCGGACGAGTCGAAGTTCATCACCGGCCAGCGGATCAACGTCGACGGTGGAGCGACCGGCCACCTGCCGACTCTCTCCGACCGCCGGAAAGCGGCGTGA